The genome window AGACGGGCTCAAGTACTTCCCCTACATCATGACGCTGTTCATGTTCATCCTGCTGGCGAACATGCTGGGTCTGCTGCCCGGCGCCTTCACCACGACTTCGCATCTCGCCGTGACGGTAGTGCTGGCGCTCTTCGTCTTCATTTCGGTCACCGTGATCGGCTTCGTCAAGAACGGCGCGCACTTCCTCGAGCTGTTCTGGGTCTCGTCGGCACCGCTGGCGCTGCGCCCGATCCTCGCGCTGATCGAGGTGATTTCCTACTTCGTGCGCCCGGTCAGCCACTCCATTCGTCTGATGGGCAACATGATGGCCGGTCACGCCGTGATCAAAGTCTTTGCAGCCTTCGCGCCGCTGGTCCTGTTTTCTGCCGTCGGCATCGCGGTTACGCCGCTGTCGATCCTGGCGATCACAGCGATCTACGCGCTCGAGCTGCTCGTGGCCTTCATCCAGGCCTATGTCTTCACCATCCTGACCTGCGTGTACTTGAAAGACGCGCTGCACCCGGCCCACTAAGGCTGGCGGTCAGACAACCAAGTTTCTAGCCAATTCCAACGTAAGGAGAATTCGACATGGAAGGCGATATCGTTCAAATGGGTGCTTTCATCGGTGCAGGCCTGGCCTCTGTGGGCATGGGCGGCGCTGCTATCGGTGTGGGCAATGTTGTGGGCAACTTCCTCAGCGGCGCTCTGCGCAACCCCTCCGCCGCTGGCGGCCAGACGGCCACCATGTTCATCGGCATCGCATTTGCGGAAGCCCTGGGGATCTTCTCGTTCCTTGTCGCGCTTCTGTTGATGTTCGCCGTCTGAGGCAAAACTTCTGATCCTTACGGCCGGGGGGCAGCGATCCGCGTCCCCCGGTGTCCCTTTAAGGTTTCCGGAGAGAGCCCATGGCAACTGAAAACTCTGTAGCCGAGCACGTCAGCCCCGCCGACATGGAAGCGGCTGGCCGCTGTGTCGGGCCCGATGGCGGTGCCATCGGCATGCCGCAGCTGTGCTTTGACTGGTTTCCGAACCAGATCTTCTGGCTCCTCGTCACGCTTGTCGCGATCTACTTCGTGCTGAGCCGCATCGCCCTGCCGCGCATCGCCGCGGTTCTGGCCGAGCGCTCCGGCACGATCACCAATGACATCGCGGCGGCCGAAGAATTCAAGATGAAGGCCGGTGAGGCCGAGAAAGCCTATGAGAAGGCGCTGGCCGATGCCCGCGCCGAGGCACAGGCGATTGCAGCCGAGGCCCGTGCCGAGGTGCAGAAGGATGTGGACGCTGCCATCGCCAAGGCCGATGCCGAGATTGCGGCCCGCACCGCCGAAGCGGAAAAGGCGATTGCCGAGATCCGTGAAAGCGCGCTCAGCAATGTCGAGGTCGTGGCCAAGGATACCGCCGGCGAAATCGTCGCGGCTCTGGGTGGCAAGGCCGATGCAAAGGCCGTGACCGCTGCCGTCGAAGCCCGGCTGAAAGGAGCGTCGTGATGAACATGCGTTACTGGCTCACCACCGCCGCCGTTTCCCTCGCGGCCTCGCCCGCGCTGGCCGCCTCCGGCCCGTTCTTCTCGCTGCGCAACTCCAACTTCGTTGTGCTCATCGCCTTCCTGCTGTTCATCGGCGTGCTGCTCTTCTTCAAGGTGCCTTCGATGATTGCCGGTCTGCTCGACAAGCGGGCCGACACGATCCGCGCCGAGCTGGATGAAGCCCGCGCCCTGCGCGAAGAGGCCCAGACCGTTCTGGCCAGCTTCGAGCGCAAGCAGGCCGAAGTGGCCGAGCAGGCCGAGCGCATCGTGGCGCAGGCCAAGGAAGAGTCCAAGCTCGCCGCCGAGCAGGCCAAGGTCGATCTGGAGAAATCCATCGCCCGCCGCCTTGCCGGGGCCGACGAGCAGATTGCCTCTGCCGAAGCTGCTGCCGTCCGTTCGGTGCGCGACCGTGCCGTGCAGGTGGCCGTGGCCGCCGCAGGCGACGTGATCGCCAAGCAGATGGGGGCCGCCGAGGCCAACAAGCTGATCGACAGCGCCATCGACGAGGCTGGCGTCAAGCTGCACTGAGCTTGCTGGAAACCTATCAGAGCGGCCGTCCTTCGGGGCGGCCGTTTTCTTTTGTGCGGAACCCATGGGGGCAGGCGCGGGGTTGAGGTGGCAGACGTCCCCTCAGGAGAGCCCGATGACCTACACCCGTTTCGCCGCCATGATCGCCACCTCTACGGTGGTGATGTTCGGCCTGATGTATCTGAACACCTACGCGCTGGAGCATGTGTTCTTTTCCGAGACGCGTCTTTACATGGCGCTGCTCATGGGCGCGGTCATGGCGGCGATCATGCTCGGGTTCATGTGGGGGATGTATCCGGGCCGGGGTGTGAAGCTGGCGATCCTTGCCGGGGCATTGGTTGTCTTCTCGCTGGCGCTGCTTCTGATCCGCAGCCAGGTGACGGTGGGCGGGCTCAGCTACATGCGCGCGATGATCCCGCATCACTCGATCGCGGTGATGACATCGACACGGGCCGGGATCGAGGACGCCCGGGTGGCGGAGCTGGCGGGCGGGATCGCGGCGGCCCAGCGGCGCGAGATCGCCGAGATGCGCTGGCTCATCGCCGAGCTCGAGGCGGGCCGCAGCGTGGCCTCGACCTACCAAGACCCGGCCCCGCTGCCCGGCAGCGTGGAGGGCGCGCTTACGACCCTGCGCCTGTCGACCCTTCATCCCGCGCCGCTTACGGCCGCACAGGCGGCGGAGCTGGTCTCGGGGCCGACGGCGGGGTGCAACTTTCGTCAGACCAAAGCCGACACGCCGATCTTCTGGACCAGTGCCGAGGGCGACATGGGGGTGATGCTGCTCAACGGCACCTTCCTGCGCCTCGGGGGCGGCGCAGGCACCTATGAGGCGGACAGTCTGCGCATGGAGATCACCCCGCTTGGCGAGGAGGCGGGGGGACGCGCCGATGCCGCGCTGGTCTTCTCGATCGAGAACGGACCGACCCGGGGCTACCGTGGCTTCTGGACCTGTGCCCAATGAAGCGGCAGATCCGGTCACGTTTTCTTAGGCCATCCGGTTTAGCATTGCAGGGGCGCACGGCGGCTTTAGGTTAAGCATATGTCTGACATCACCGATCCCTCCATCCTGCCTCATGCGACGCGTCCCTACAGCCGCGCCGAGCTGATGACCGATGCCCTTGTTCACATCGCGGCGCTGGCGCTTGCGGTGGGGGCGGTGCCGGTGCTTATCACCCTCACGGCGGTCTGGCGCGGCGATGCCATGGGAATCGTGGGCGTCTCCATCTACGGGGCCACGCTCATCGCCATGCTCACCTGCTCGCTGCTCTACAACCACCTGCCGCGCGACGAGTGGCGCGCCATGCTGCTGCGCTTCGACCAGTCGGCGATCTACCTCAAGATCGCGGGCACCTATACGCCTTTCGCCCTGCTGGCCGGGGCGGGGCAGGGGCTGCTGGTGTTCATCTGGGTGCTGGCGGTGGTGGGCACCGTGGCCAACTTTGCCTTGCCGCGCCGCCCCACGGTGGTGGGCGTGGGCCTGTGCCTCGCCATGGGCTGGGCGGTGCTCTTTGGCGGGCAGGATCTTCTGGCCGTCACCTCCACACCTGTCATCGTGCTGATGGCCGTGGGCGGCGGGCTCTACTCGGCGGGCACGTTGTTCCTGATGTTGGGGCGGATGCGCTTTCACAATGCGATCTGGCACTTCTTCGTTGCGGTCGCCTCGATCATCTTCTTCATCGCCGTCTTTCTCCACGCCGCGCAATCGGCGGTGTGACCGCTGCTCAATGGCGTGCCCTTGCGGGCGCATTCCTTTTGTTGATTGGCGCTGCATGGCCTGCGTGGCACCTTGACCCGAGCGATAAGGCCATGGGGGAGGGCGGGGCATGAGACAGATCTCGCGCGTGCTGCGGTGGGTGCTGCTCTGGCCGCTCGTTGCGGCGCTGCTTTACCTCGCAGCAGCGGCTGTTGGCGGGCTGGTGCCGGG of Oceanicola sp. 502str15 contains these proteins:
- a CDS encoding hemolysin III family protein, yielding MSDITDPSILPHATRPYSRAELMTDALVHIAALALAVGAVPVLITLTAVWRGDAMGIVGVSIYGATLIAMLTCSLLYNHLPRDEWRAMLLRFDQSAIYLKIAGTYTPFALLAGAGQGLLVFIWVLAVVGTVANFALPRRPTVVGVGLCLAMGWAVLFGGQDLLAVTSTPVIVLMAVGGGLYSAGTLFLMLGRMRFHNAIWHFFVAVASIIFFIAVFLHAAQSAV
- a CDS encoding F0F1 ATP synthase subunit C, coding for MEGDIVQMGAFIGAGLASVGMGGAAIGVGNVVGNFLSGALRNPSAAGGQTATMFIGIAFAEALGIFSFLVALLLMFAV
- a CDS encoding F0F1 ATP synthase subunit B'; this encodes MATENSVAEHVSPADMEAAGRCVGPDGGAIGMPQLCFDWFPNQIFWLLVTLVAIYFVLSRIALPRIAAVLAERSGTITNDIAAAEEFKMKAGEAEKAYEKALADARAEAQAIAAEARAEVQKDVDAAIAKADAEIAARTAEAEKAIAEIRESALSNVEVVAKDTAGEIVAALGGKADAKAVTAAVEARLKGAS
- a CDS encoding F0F1 ATP synthase subunit B; this translates as MRYWLTTAAVSLAASPALAASGPFFSLRNSNFVVLIAFLLFIGVLLFFKVPSMIAGLLDKRADTIRAELDEARALREEAQTVLASFERKQAEVAEQAERIVAQAKEESKLAAEQAKVDLEKSIARRLAGADEQIASAEAAAVRSVRDRAVQVAVAAAGDVIAKQMGAAEANKLIDSAIDEAGVKLH
- a CDS encoding DUF305 domain-containing protein gives rise to the protein MTYTRFAAMIATSTVVMFGLMYLNTYALEHVFFSETRLYMALLMGAVMAAIMLGFMWGMYPGRGVKLAILAGALVVFSLALLLIRSQVTVGGLSYMRAMIPHHSIAVMTSTRAGIEDARVAELAGGIAAAQRREIAEMRWLIAELEAGRSVASTYQDPAPLPGSVEGALTTLRLSTLHPAPLTAAQAAELVSGPTAGCNFRQTKADTPIFWTSAEGDMGVMLLNGTFLRLGGGAGTYEADSLRMEITPLGEEAGGRADAALVFSIENGPTRGYRGFWTCAQ
- a CDS encoding F0F1 ATP synthase subunit A, with protein sequence MATEAHGAEDGLAFHPMDQFMVKPLFGDGPVAWYTPTNVTFWMALTVLAVILLLVIGTRRRAVIPSRSQSIAEMAYGLVHKMIEDVCGKDGLKYFPYIMTLFMFILLANMLGLLPGAFTTTSHLAVTVVLALFVFISVTVIGFVKNGAHFLELFWVSSAPLALRPILALIEVISYFVRPVSHSIRLMGNMMAGHAVIKVFAAFAPLVLFSAVGIAVTPLSILAITAIYALELLVAFIQAYVFTILTCVYLKDALHPAH